In the Phaseolus vulgaris cultivar G19833 chromosome 7, P. vulgaris v2.0, whole genome shotgun sequence genome, one interval contains:
- the LOC137828556 gene encoding auxin response factor 18-like: MFKVMENMERSSERCLDSQLWHACAGAMVQMPPLNTKVFYFPQGHAEHAHGKVDFGQTRVPPLVPCRLSGMKYMADPDTDEVYVKMRLIPLREHELDLEDDCFLGNTGVEGQEKPPTSFAKTLTQSDANNGGGFSVPRYCAETIFPRLDYSAEPPVQTIIAKDMHGQCWKFRHIYRGTPRRHLLTTGWSNFVNQKRLVAGDSIVFLRAENGDLCVGIRRAKKGIGGGSEFSSGWNPLFGGGSGFLCGSESSLVGGAKGGGDEMVGRVAAESVVEAISCAVNGSPFEVVYYPRASSPEFCVKASVVKAAMQIQWCSGMRFKMPFETEDSSRISWFMGTISSVQVADPIRWPDSPWRLLQVVWDEPDLLHNVKCVNPWLVELVSNMPTFNLSAYSPPRKKQRFVHDPYFQVINQLPMPSFSSNLLNYTNSLCNIENSSSAGIQGARHAQFGLSPSDFPFNKLPAEMLLGGFSRLDHATKPIRPPCGTYKNNTSNTTTKTNVDISCLLTVGNPNQNFKESNATKAPHILLFGKLIHTEQKSSNTSSASTTGNSVSEGNSLKTSNASDGLGSALHQNSPIETNNSDGGSPWYKEQHMADLGTDNVNTLCIAL; this comes from the exons ATGTTTAAGGTTATGGAAAACATGGAGAGGAGTTCAGAAAGGTGCTTAGATTCTCAACTGTGGCATGCCTGTGCTGGTGCCATGGTTCAAATGCCACCTCTCAACACAAAAGTCTTCTACTTTCCCCAGGGCCACGCGGAACACGCTCATGGGAAAGTAGATTTTGGCCAAACCCGGGTTCCGCCACTCGTCCCTTGCAGACTCTCTGGAATGAAATACATGGCAGACCCTGACACAGACGAGGTGTATGTCAAAATGAGGCTGATCCCTTTGAGGGAACATGAATTGGATTTGGAGGATGATTGTTTCTTGGGGAACACTGGAGTGGAGGGTCAAGAGAAACCTCCTACCTCTTTTGCCAAGACACTCACACAATCTGATGCCAACAATGGTGGAGGGTTTTCTGTGCCTCGTTACTGTGCTGAAACCATCTTCCCGAGGTTGGACTATTCAGCTGAGCCTCCAGTTCAGACAATCATCGCCAAGGATATGCATGGACAGTGCTGGAAGTTTAGGCATATCTATAGAGGGACGCCTAGGAGGCATCTTTTGACCACTGGATGGAGCAATTTTGTGAACCAGAAGAGGCTTGTTGCTGGGGACTCCATTGTGTTTCTGAGGGCAGAAAACGGGGATCTTTGTGTTGGGATAAGGAGGGCTAAGAAAGGGATTGGTGGAGGGTCTGAGTTCTCTTCCGGATGGAACCCTCTCTTTGGTGGGGGTTCTGGATTCTTGTGTGGGAGTGAGAGCAGCTTGGTGGGTGGTGCAAAAGGTGGCGGTGACGAGATGGTGGGAAGAGTGGCTGCTGAATCTGTTGTTGAGGCTATATCTTGTGCTGTTAATGGTAGTCCCTTCGAGGTTGTGTACTATCCAAGAGCAAGTTCCCCTGAGTTTTGTGTTAAGGCTTCTGTTGTGAAGGCTGCAATGCAAATTCAGTGGTGTTCTGGGATGAGATTCAAAATGCCCTTTGAAACTGAGGATTCTTCTAGGATTAGCTGGTTCATGGGAACCATTTCTTCTGTTCAGGTTGCAGATCCCATTCGTTGGCCTGATTCTCCTTGGCGTCTTCTGCAG GTGGTGTGGGATGAACCAGATTTACTTCACAATGTCAAGTGTGTAAACCCTTGGCTGGTTGAACTAGTCTCTAACATGCCCACCTTCAATCTCTCTGCATACTCACCTCCTAGAAAGAAACAACGCTTCGTTCATGACCCATATTTTCAAGTCATCAACCAACTCCCAATGCCATCATTCTCTAGCAACCTTCTCAACTACACCAATTCTCTTTGTAACATTGAGAATAGTAGTTCTGCAGGCATACAGGGAGCCAGGCATGCTCAATTTGGACTATCTCCATCTGATTTTCCCTTCAACAAGCTCCCAGCAGAGATGCTTCTAGGAGGGTTCTCTAGGCTTGACCATGCAACAAAACCTATTAGGCCTCCTTGTGGAACCTATAAGAACAACACTTCTAATACTACTACTAAGACCAATGTTGACATATCTTGCCTGTTGACTGTGGGAAATCCTAACCAGAATTTCAAGGAATCCAATGCTACAAAAGCACCTCACATCTTGTTATTTGGAAAACTCATTCACACAGAGCAAAAGAGTTCAAACACTAGCTCTGCCAGTACAACTGGGAATAGTGTGTCCGAGGGGAATTCACTCAAGACATCTAATGCTTCTGATGGCTTAGGTTCTGCTTTGCACCAAAATAGCCCAATTGAGACGAATAATTCTGATGGAGGGTCTCCCTGGTACAAGGAACAGCACATGGCTGATCTTGGAACCGACAACGTTAACACGTTATGCATTGCTTTGTAA